Proteins co-encoded in one Dehalogenimonas sp. WBC-2 genomic window:
- a CDS encoding ABC-type multi-drug transport system permease component, translating into MIRLPSFRAVHMWQRNRDVFLRLWWSLAPAFMIEPVLLLLAVGLGFGSYMGVIEGQDYINYIVPGILASYAMTTATFECTYGAYFRMEHRRTYDAIMATPLSIEDIVGGEVLWGATRSLITASIIMVVAFFFGLLDSWWAVLIPAVAFLVGLLFSCLATIFVSVASSVYSFNYYFTLFIAPMTFFSGAFFPLDNLPAMVGNISPFLPLTPAVNLMRALVTGEFTPAAFGALLAVVIATIVFFLIAAMVMRIRVME; encoded by the coding sequence GTGATCCGTCTGCCTTCTTTTCGCGCTGTTCATATGTGGCAGCGTAACCGTGATGTCTTCCTGAGATTGTGGTGGTCGCTGGCACCGGCGTTTATGATAGAACCGGTGCTGTTGCTTCTGGCTGTCGGGCTTGGCTTTGGGTCTTACATGGGGGTGATTGAAGGTCAGGATTATATTAACTATATCGTACCGGGCATATTAGCCAGTTATGCCATGACTACAGCAACTTTTGAATGTACCTACGGCGCTTATTTCCGCATGGAGCACCGCCGGACTTACGACGCCATTATGGCGACACCTTTGAGTATTGAGGACATCGTCGGCGGTGAAGTTTTATGGGGCGCCACCCGTTCGCTGATTACCGCCTCCATCATTATGGTGGTGGCCTTTTTCTTCGGCTTGCTTGATTCCTGGTGGGCTGTGCTTATTCCGGCGGTGGCTTTTCTTGTCGGGCTGCTATTCTCCTGTCTGGCCACTATTTTTGTGTCGGTGGCCTCATCGGTGTATAGCTTCAATTATTATTTCACCCTTTTTATCGCTCCGATGACCTTTTTTTCCGGTGCCTTTTTCCCGTTAGATAATTTACCCGCAATGGTAGGTAATATCAGTCCATTTTTACCATTGACCCCGGCGGTAAACCTGATGCGGGCGCTGGTGACCGGTGAGTTTACCCCGGCTGCCTTTGGGGCGCTCCTGGCGGTAGTCATCGCCACCATAGTGTTCTTTCTGATTGCCGCTATGGTCATGAGAATAAGGGTAATGGAGTAA
- a CDS encoding Iojap (Iojap protein), with protein sequence MEAIDLARRIADIASEKQAENIIITDIHDLSSITDYQVVLSTDNQRLARAVFDEVSETLKKEGVRPLRSEGVGADADWLIVDYGPVMVHIFTPAKRNLFDFDRLWPDARTVLALQ encoded by the coding sequence CTGGAAGCTATTGATCTAGCCCGGCGTATTGCCGATATCGCCTCGGAGAAACAGGCGGAAAATATTATCATCACCGACATCCACGACTTGTCCAGCATAACCGATTATCAGGTGGTTCTTTCCACCGACAATCAGCGTCTGGCGCGGGCTGTTTTTGACGAAGTCTCTGAAACACTAAAAAAGGAAGGCGTTCGTCCCTTACGCTCCGAAGGCGTAGGAGCTGATGCCGATTGGCTGATTGTAGACTACGGCCCGGTGATGGTCCACATCTTCACCCCGGCAAAACGCAATCTCTTTGATTTTGATCGGCTGTGGCCCGATGCCCGGACGGTATTGGCGCTACAGTAA